A stretch of Coccidioides posadasii str. Silveira chromosome 2, complete sequence DNA encodes these proteins:
- a CDS encoding uncharacterized protein (EggNog:ENOG410PJME~COG:I~BUSCO:10707at33183) — protein sequence MPPRVLIFSAPLRQFPFRQVRGNATLGTSAHGAVINVQQIPAPGAGHIRVLLLNRPEARNAISKQLLSSLGAHIDSISAERGVGPTRALIVASNVDASFCAGADLKERAKFTREETDAFLAQLRQTFANLEALQIPTISAISSMALGGGLELALSTHLRVFGSTSIVGLPETRLAIIPGAGGTHRLPRLIGQNRALDMILTGRRVSAPEAYFIGLCNRLVEISPEEQAQASAAREKVLHESIKLALDICEGGPIALKQAVKAVTGYERGQEGENEAYLGVVDTEDRYEALKAFAEKRKPCFKGR from the exons ATGCCTCCTCGAGTACTCATTTTTTCAGCTCCATTGAGGCAATTCCCCTTCCGTCAGGTGCGCGGCAACGCCACCCTCGGCACCAGCGCACACGGTGCCGTCATCAATGTCCAGCAGATCCCCGCCCCCGGAGCTGGCCACATCAGAGTACTGCTGTTGAACAGACCGGAAGCTCGCAATGCGATATCAAAACAACTTCTTAGCAGTTTGGGGGCGCATATCGACTCCATCAGCGCTGAGAGAGGCGTGGGTCCCACGCGAGCGCTGATTGTTGCCAGTAACGTCGATGCATCGTTTTGCGCCGGGGCGGACTTGAAGGAGAGAGCGAAATTCACGAGAGAAGA AACCGATGCATTCCTCGCTCAACTCCGACAGACCTTCGCGAACCTCGAGGCTCTCCAGATTCCCACCATCTCAGCCATCTCCTCCATGGCCCTGGGCGGTGGGCTCGAGCTCGCTTTGTCCACGCATCTCCGTGTGTTCGGTTCAACTAGCATCGTTGGTCTCCCGGAGACCCGACTCGCCATCATCCCCGGCGCAGGTGGCACGCATCGCCTTCCTCGCCTCATCGGCCAGAACCGTGCTCTAGACATGATCCTCACAGGCCGACGAGTCAGCGCACCAGAAGCCTACTTCATCGGTCTTTGCAACCGCTTGGTGGAAATTAGTCCGGAGGAGCAGGCTCAGGCGAGTGCAGCGAGGGAAAAAGTCCTTCACGAGAGTATTAAACTCGCGTTGGACATCTGTGAGGGAGGGCCGATTGCGCTAAAGCAGGCTGTCAAGGCGGTTACGGGTTACGAAAGGGGGCAAGAAGGGGAGAACGAGGCGTATTTGGGAGTTGTGGATACCGAGGATCGGTACGAGGCTTTGAAGGCATTTGCTGAAAAGAGGAAACCATGCTTTAAGGGCAGGTGA
- a CDS encoding uncharacterized protein (EggNog:ENOG410PK1G~COG:S~TransMembrane:1 (o921-942i)~BUSCO:959at33183), which produces MSSVHKSIRSHLAIRPFLSVIRPSASFCWQRWGPAAPLCDSTFSPNCPHLPGAPAFSSRPIKVAKIDHDKGEWKQHHPDGANLHFRETPSDALISALQARGLNIDVSEPKSYTVDLSWVNPTGPTDTERTARLKSHQGKSSPKQSARLSYATIVANYIRYVDPILSPESLKFKKDSLSLHPLDVVLLKVFDKKTMDYLSRRGYSAVDVMTWAWILLSPHPVTAAMRLAASKRFNPQAEASSSSRIPLFVLLFTLRRKAINLKALNLLLTHSWDMLLDVQPGKTAPQTQAGNQLMPSSLKPTWMVSGDDNTVMILFVRLIRAARRISPEALMSISDMFTSVFGYDAVAETMSDKRMRRLVTYYNKFLSLLAVPCRVEPYASTVIQQRSIFHLLREMTKFDPPLPVTREGYHAVTRVQGGRPKLSAERTWAEFKAKSWPPWKEDKLGIDVDRGLEGSKSKTIGSITRMKEAGYSPTRWDRIATILAGWDIDGTPTIQTRCLLPKPNPYRMRDQHTVWLKEKRQASNVDLLPGFRYEDTYHDVWAARIRATRTMKEAWACFLSCRDQGFRISNDIYFELVEKVIYHDYLQDSSRIRSTEALPGDGKEVYSEPSSPRDVIYVPSEPPTVEALLQQMFSQEIKLSKRLLVLILTHLTSFKSGLECLANSDLPPRQIHALTSTFSCEDPSRKKHLDSVRNDIFCAFIRFLCRFPGHEATSSGSSSILLSQIFPIARPTETRNKDLRDAEDTVAAAGGLSHAISLVRLRMPEYLPTWSSLLSSLANARLPVSDNRLSLSTQRALAWREVSEVLNWMEEENLSLDASCFNSVCEALSRWLLAIQNNERGRKPGLKILQSIGLSTTHISTDSEMASNGVSLVKRKFDQMVLSRDGPLFPSITGDPLCFGSPKHPALPTMFAIPSPSTLHVFIRVLALAGDFESLMCLLGWISRNSSDLRRVTKELLGGERSMRRAVTAARVYLEKNAHNIDPSSVPGCESSTSNLTTQSNECPRVELMSSMPNYFLQKAYDIVEGSDFLSPWPTDEEVRQYIAEHKGFF; this is translated from the exons ATGTCCTCAGTTCATAAATCCATCCGGAGCCATCTGGCAATTAGGCCTTTTTTGTCTGTGATTCGGCCAAGTGCATCGTTCTGTTGGCAACGATGG GGGCCGGCCGCACCTCTATGCGATTCTACATTTTCACCGAATTGCCCACACTTGCCGGGAGCTCCCGCATTTTCGTCCCGGCCGATCAAAGTCGCCAAAATAGATCATGATAAAGGCGAATGGAAGCAGCATCATCCAGATGGCGCGAACTTACACTTCAGGGAGACTCCCTCCGATGCATTGATCTCAGCACTACAGGCCAGAGGCCTAAACATAGACGTGTCCGAACCTAAATCCTACACTGTTGACTTGTCCTGGGTCAATCCCACCGGCCCAACTGACACGGAAAGGACGGCAAGACTCAAGTCGCATCAGGGCAAAAGTAGCCCAAAACAGTCCGCTCGCTTATCATATGCAACGATAGTTGCTAATTATATCCGTTATGTCGATCCTATTCTGTCGCCCGAATCCctgaaattcaaaaaagacAGTCTAAGCCTCCATCCTCTCGACGTCGTTCTTTTAAAGGTATTCGATAAGAAGACTATGGATTATTTGTCGCGGAGGGGTTATTCCGCTGTTGATGTAATGACATGGGCTTGGATCTTACTGTCACCTCATCCAGTTACTGCAGCAATGCGTTTGGCCGCCTCTAAGCGATTTAATCCCCAAGCTGAGGCGTCGTCCAGCAGCCGTATTCCTCTATTCGTACTTTTGTTTACTCTTCGTCGGAAAGCTATCAACCTAAAGGCCCTCAACCTTTTATTGACTCACTCTTGGGATATGCTTCTGGATGTTCAACCTGGCAAAACAGCGCCTCAAACGCAGGCGGGTAATCAGCTAATGCCGAGTTCTCTCAAGCCGACATGGATGGTATCTGGAGATGATAATACGGTAATGATCCTTTTTGTTCGCCTTATACGAGCTGCTCGTCGAATTTCGCCGGAAGCACTTATGTCTATCTCTGACATGTTTACCTCTGTGTTTGGTTATGATGCTGTTGCGGAGACAATGAGTGACAAACGGATGCGGCGTTTGGTTACTTACTACAATAAGTTTTTGTCTCTTCTGGCCGTTCCATGCAGAGTCGAGCCGTACGCATCTACCGTCATACAGCAGCGTTCTATTTTCCATTTATTGAGGGAAATGACAAAATTTGACCCGCCGCTACCTGTTACTCGAGAAGGTTATCACGCCGTTACCAGGGTTCAGGGTGGCCGACCGAAACTATCTGCAGAACGCACATGGGCAGAGTTCAAGGCTAAATCATGGCCCCCATGGAAAGAGGACAAGTTGGGAATTGACGTGGATAGGGGACTTGAGGGAAGTAAGAGTAAGACGATAGGTTCTATTACGCGGATGAAGGAAGCCGGCTACTCTCCAACACGATGGGACCGAATAGCCACCATTTTGGCCGGGTGGGATATCGACGGTACTCCTACGATTCAAACCCGATGCCTTCTTCCCAAACCAAATCCTTATCGGATGAGAGATCAACATACGGTATGGTTAAAAGAGAAGCGACAAGCGAGCAACGTTGATCTACTTCCGGGCTTCAGGTACGAAGATACGTACCACGATGTCTGGGCTGCACGGATCCGTGCGACGAGGACCATGAAGGAGGCTTGGGCTTGCTTCTTGTCATGTCGGGATCAAGGTTTTCGTATTAGCAACGATATCTATTTTGAGCTTGTGGAGAAGGTGATATATCACGATTATTTACAAGACTCGTCTCGAATTCGCTCGACTGAGGCATTACCGGGTGACGGAAAAGAGGTATATTCTGAGCCATCCTCTCCTCGAGACGTAATCTACGTGCCTTCGGAGCCGCCAACGGTGGAAGCGCTACTTCAACAGATGTTTTCCCAGGAGATAAAGCTCTCGAAGAGACTGTTAGTGCTAATCTTAACCCACTTGACTTCCTTTAAATCAGGGCTGGAGTGCCTTGCCAATAGTGATTTGCCACCCCGGCAGATTCACGCATTGACATCTACTTTCAGCTGTGAGGATCCGAGCCGGAAGAAGCATCTCGATTCTGTCCGGAATGATATCTTCTGTGCCTTTATCCGTTTCCTTTGCAGATTCCCGGGCCATGAAGCGACTTCGTCGGGTAGCTCAAGCATATTACTTAGCCAAATCTTCCCTATCGCAAGGCCAACGGAAACTCGAAATAAGGATTTACGTGATGCTGAGGACACTGTAGCCGCTGCCGGAGGGTTATCGCATGCCATTTCTTTGGTGCGGCTACGGATGCCGGAGTATTTACCAACTTGGAGCTCTCTTTTGTCAAGTTTGGCTAACGCCCGGCTCCCTGTCAGTGACAAtcgtctctctctctcgacACAGCGGGCACTGGCGTGGAGGGAGGTTAGCGAAGTTTTGAATTggatggaagaagagaaccTTAGCCTTGATGCCAGCTGTTTTAACTCTGTGTGTGAAGCTCTCTCAAGGTGGCTGCTTGCCATACAGAATAACGAACGTGGAAGAAAACCGGGTTTAAAGATTTTACAATCCATTGGGTTGAGCACCACACACATATCAACGGACTCGGAAATGGCTAGCAATGGCGTCAGCCTGGTAAAGCGAAAATTTGACCAGATGGTCCTTTCGAGGGACGGGCCGCTTTTTCCTTCAATCACTGGAGATCCTCTCTGCTTTGGCTCGCCAAAGCATCCCGCGCTGCCAACAATGTTTGCCATCCCGAGTCCATCTACACTCCATGTGTTTATTCGTGTCCTTGCCCTGGCAGGGGACTTTGAAAGTCTAATGTGCCTTCTCGGGTGGATATCTCGAAATTCGAGCGACTTGCGACGAGTAACAAAGGAGCTTCTCGGCGGGGAGAGGTCGATGCGTCGCGCTGTGACTGCGGCTCGAGTGTACCTTGAAAAGAATGCACACAATATTGATCCTTCATCTGTACCGGGGTGTGAATCATCGACTTCGAATTTGACAACCCAGTCAAACGAATGTCCGAGAGTAGAGTTGATGTCCTCAATGCCAAACTATTTTTTGCAAAAGGCATATGATATCGTGGAAGGCTCGGATTTTCTATCGCCATGGCCCACAGATGAGGAAGTACGTCAGTATATTGCTGAGCACAAGGGCTTTTTTTAA
- a CDS encoding uncharacterized protein (EggNog:ENOG410PH22~COG:S~BUSCO:2107at33183) yields the protein MEKNNLPMMPASNGDLSHPVTDSSLYLTPSKRKHNPTSAQETEPAESAGDPTLPKGEPTDASLAISLRDILEVVSEYDSELKLLQYPLPSKSHSEPDNKRTKLSEPEGRATIESKINKKEYKSLQEFTDDVETVSGLVASDNVQSPGQPGNLEILSVNERSKKANSFKRHLNTLLLRTRRLQSQIVKPEPGQDQDDSSQAYPLRVLPPREDRAILTVTVGNPPRTYFSSFQTKTDSSRSMSTTTDGEPSPRIDESTLPSDIRVSKVIPYNVTHFQKEKGVTRTFGEVFQSPSHLPQLIRPQKSKPSTSDNVVRWLQPVDILAASSRTFSGQKLYNNKPLRPGHWLDYGRGISRAKFTSSFSSGGDSGVAGSDTEESLFRSVYSSFAPNYDSGGAVMRKDIQYLAYWDKRGRDQFNRLFPDWDLHDVEPVRQLFEKTALEPEPLNDADLQQAIESFDPDIDMNGPAKDKTTDVESSNEDVEQILDEISNLLRTLHSYRHLRNLYPPPGQLPSIDSNAFGQLSDVPSEEEKATFEALKQSLSSMVALLPPQDAIDYAGTMEEDEWTIRQKHAPRVPQAVSRSPAPSTHPPRASTYQTPQHPNIAPHQRYQPAPPRTRNASANYQSPQGYATRQQSQAIQYQQTHPSQGYATTPQPSQRYVKQPYQQNSPAPQYTRAGMLQQFQRPSQNTPNAYTSQRGLSPSQTPQPQYPRPVPQANYQPRPSVASPHRPTSYVQTPQRQPYMNPQSIGTQPRYFQQQGQSATHYPNFPSNQASPIPSTYSNSAAAMAYSRSAAEQAVLIERNRTPLMEAQRRATPLTQPPSHNNQGNIPSNATRQQLTPKPQIP from the exons ATGGAGAAGAATAACTTGCCCATGATGCCGGCTTCAAATGGCGACCTGTCTCATCCGGTCACCGACTCCTCATTATACCTCACGCCATCAAAACGAAAGCATAATCCAACATCCGCGCAAGAAACTGAACCTGCTGAATCCGCTGGTGATCCTACGCTTCCTAAGGGTGAACCTACAGATGCTTCCCTTGCCATCTCCCTTAGAGATATATTGGAAGTCGTATCTGA GTATGATTCCGAGCTCAAGTTACTCCAGTACCCTCTACCGTCAAAATCACACTCAGAACCTGATAACAAGCGCACGAAATTATCAGAGCCAGAAGGCAGGGCAACCATTGAATcaaaaatcaacaagaagGAATACAAATCCCTACAAGAGTTCACTGATGATGTTGAAACAGTCTCAGGGCTGGTTGCTAGTGACAATGTACAATCACCAGGTCAACCAGGGAACCTGGAAATATTAAGTGTAAATGAACGCTCGAAGAAAGCCAACTCGTTCAAGAGGCATCTAAACACCTTACTTCTCAGAACTAGGCGTCTTCAGTCACAGATTGTTAAGCCTGAACCTGGACAAGACCAAGATGATTCATCTCAGGCGTACCCATTACGCGTGCTACCTCCTCGAGAAGATCGAGCCATTCTCACCGTTACGGTCGGAAACCCACCGCGAACTTATTTCTCAAGCTTCCAAACCAAAACAGATTCATCGCGTTCTATGTCGACCACAACAGATGGAGAGCCATCCCCGCGCATCGACGAATCTACTCTACCCAGCGACATCAGGGTTTCAAAGGTCATCCCATACAACGTGACCCActtccaaaaagaaaagggcgTAACGAGAACTTTTGGCGAGGTTTTTCAATCCCCATCTCATCTTCCTCAGCTGATACGCCCGCAAAAAAGTAAGCCTTCGACTAGTGACAATGTGGTGCGCTGGCTCCAGCCTGTGGATATCTTAGCTGCTTCTTCGAGAACGTTCTCCGGTCAAAAGCTATATAACAACAAACCGTTGCGCCCAGGACACTGGTTAGACTATGGTCGAGGGATATCTCGCGCTAAATTCACAAGTTCTTTTTCCTCTGGTGGAGATAGCGGGGTCGCAGGCTCCGACACAGAGGAATCGCTGTTTAGATCCGTTTATTCTTCCTTCGCCCCGAATTACGATAGTGGAGGAGCTGTTATGCGCAAGGATATTCAATACCTAGCATATTGGGATAAACGTGGAAGAGATCAGTTCAATCGCTTATTTCCCGATTGGGACCTGCACGATGTAGAGCCAGTGCGACAACTTTTCGAGAAAACGGCCCTAGAACCGGAGCCCCTGAACGATGCTGATCTACAGCAAGCGATTGAATCCTTTGATCCAGATATAGACATGAACGGTCCCGCAAAGGACAAAACAACCGATGTTGAGAGCTCCAACGAGGATGTTGAGCAAATTCTAGACGAGATTTCTAATCTTTTGAGAACCTTGCATTCTTATCGTCATTTGCGCAATCTTTACCCCCCGCCTGGACAACTCCCAAGTATCGATTCCAATGCATTTGGCCAGCTCTCAGACGTACCCTCGGAGGAAGAGAAAGCCACCTTTGAAGCTCTAAAGCAAAGTCTCTCGTCAATGGTAGCGTTATTACCACC ACAGGACGCTATTGACTACGCTGGCACGATggaagaggatgaatggACCATTCGGCAGAAGCATGCACCCAGGGTTCCTCAAGCTGTCAGCCGCTCCCCAGCTCCCAGCACTCATCCTCCAAGAGCCTCGACTTACCAGACACCGCAACACCCGAACATTGCTCCGCATCAGCGATACCAACCCGCTCCTCCTCGTACTAGAAACGCTTCGGCAAATTATCAATCCCCCCAAGGTTATGCTACTCGCCAACAGTCTCAAGCTATCCAATATCAGCAGACTCATCCTTCCCAAGGGTATGCCACAACACCTCAACCTTCCCAGCGCTATGTAAAACAACCCTATCAACAGAATTCGCCAGCACCCCAATACACTCGTGCCGGGATGCTACAGCAATTCCAAAGACCAAGCCAAAATACCCCAAACGCGTATACCAGCCAAAGGGGCCTCTCGCCATCGCAAACACCTCAACCACAGTACCCTCGACCAGTGCCTCAAGCAAACTATCAACCGCGACCCAGCGTTGCATCTCCTCACAGGCCGACAAGTTATGTCCAAACTCCACAGCGACAGCCATACATGAACCCGCAGTCTATTGGCACGCAACCTCGGTATTTCCAACAACAAGGCCAGTCAGCAACCCATTATCCGAACTTCCCTTCCAACCAAGCCAGCCCCATTCCATCAACGTATTCAAACAGCGCGGCTGCTATGGCCTATTCACGCAGTGCCGCTGAACAGGCAGTGCTTATCGAACGCAACAGGACTCCATTAATGGAAGCTCAACGCAGGGCTACACCTCTTACACAACCTCCTTCACATAATAATCAAGGAAATATCCCTAGCAATGCTACCCGCCAACAACTCACTCCGAAGCCCCAAATACCCTAG
- a CDS encoding uncharacterized protein (EggNog:ENOG410PNQ2~TransMembrane:3 (n16-27c32/33o424-442i449-467o482-501i)~BUSCO:7694at33183) — protein sequence MSHVKNSKRRASKKSFSPFANPVAAVANVAVARPIDEILEPSSRPRSQSTSHRPREKEILPGRRRATTRSTEPTSVERAPDVFQFLDNEDSEPSGKALKCVERRYSEQGPASRPPEQDCSRKDSTAYSFRSDSGISVRDHSPGRASSTVSGDEYQPPTPPDIPLDNMKWGLVRPLKSKRPGPMAGAYITDTESLLENPVTSSSFMDPSAPESFYYARHLPTKPASPKKKRPESPSIDTAKATQHARRRSLSVSSPKSSPPEKPTPESRPRIYRKFDALNHRLLRHLQEEIIQLEEDLSTLDELEAAHQSPASARNSPRQKLLAAKYHDLQIQDYSVLHYKRTDLLEKVALKTEQYNRVLCSFNKVVQTLPPPSEDDIETYRNSLSTSQSTTKGDRRILDHKSDLVLVAPRPMNSSTTILQHPNPIYTTIAAICAAILFPLLAFGAINEFFGRIVIVAIIGGMIALWASNGPGGHEYFIDPQDGWKCAVLYFGFMSIAAMIIS from the exons ATGAGCCACGTGAAGAACAGCAAGCGACGGGCATCCAAAAAGTCCTTCTCTCCCTTTGCCAACCCAGTGGCAGCAGTGGCGAACGTCGCTGTCGCACGGCCTATAGATGAGATTTTGGAACCCAGTTCGCGTCCCAGGAGCCAGAGTACCTCGCACCGTCCAAGGGAGAAGGAGATTCTACCGGGCCGTCGGAGGGCTACAACAAGATCTACAGAACCCACGTCGGTGGAAAGAGCTCCAGATGTCTTTCAGTTCCTAGATAACGAGGACTCAGAACCCAGTGGAAAAGCTCTGAAATGCGTAGAACGGCGCTATTCGGAACAAGGTCCAGCTTCACGGCCACCAGAGCAGGACTGCTCTCGCAAGGACAGCACGGCATACAGTTTTCGTTCAGACTCGGGAATATCGGTCAGAGATCATAGCCCAGGACGTGCTTCGTCCACCGTCTCAGGAGACGAATATCAACCTCCCACCCCGCCGGATATACCCCTCGACAACATGAAATGGGGCCTAGTCAGACCCCTGAAGTCGAAGCGACCAGGTCCAATGGCCGGCGCCTACATCACAGACACTGAATCCTTACTTGAGAACCCGGTGACCTCTTCTTCGTTTATGGACCCCTCAGCGCCCGAGTCGTTTTATTACGCTAGACATCTTCCGACGAAACCGGCTTcgccaaagaaaaaaagaccgGAATCTCCTAGCATCGATACCGCCAAAGCAACCCAACATGCACGCCGCCGTTCGCTTTCCGTATCTTCTCCTAAATCATCACCACCCGAGAAGCCCACTCCCGAGTCGCGTCCGCGCATCTACCGAAAATTCGATGCCCTGAATCACCGACTCTTAAGGCATTTGCAAGAGGAAATAATCCAGCTTGAAGAAGACCTCAGCACCCTGGACGAACTGGAAGCCGCTCACCAAAGCCCCGCAAGCGCTCGTAATTCTCCCAGACAGAAGCTTCTAGCTGCCAAGTATCACGACCTTCAGATCCAGGATTACTCAGTGCTTCACTACAAGAGAACTGATCTACTTGAGAAGGTAGCATTGAAGACAGAGCAATACA ACCGGGTCCTGTGCTCTTTTAATAAAGTCGTCCAAACCCTTCCACCTCCCTCTGAAGATGACATTGAAACCTACCGCAACTCGCTCAGCACCTCCCAATCTACCACCAAGGGCGATCGACGAATTCTCGACCATAAATCCGACCTCGTCCTTGTCGCCCCCCGTCCAATGAATAGCTCCACGACCATCCTTCAACATCCAAATCCTATCTACACCACCATCGCCGCTATATGCGCAGCTATCTTGTTCCCTCTCCTCGCATTTGGTGCCATAAATGAATTCTTCGGACGGATCGTGATCGTTGCCATTATCGGGGGTATGATTGCTCTGTGGGCATCGAATGGTCCCGGAGGACATGAATATTTTATTGATCCGCAAGATGGCTGGAAGTGCGCAGTGCT ATATTTCGGATTTATGTCCATCGCGGCAATGATCATTTCATGA
- a CDS encoding uncharacterized protein (BUSCO:237281at4751~EggNog:ENOG410PFWQ~COG:J~BUSCO:3746at33183), with protein MHMVRLSVWHRAIPRSRLPPRSASHRPTGSLRLPRTQPFENGSLSWRAARPLSTQTPADAQGRQNFVPLRKELKDTAKAKRLAKGQQSRNGIAKTTRDDWELTVGIEVHAQLDTDSKLFSRASAYLDDAPNSNVALFDLAFPGSQPSFQPATLIPALRAAIAFNCDIQRVSSFDRKHYFYQDQPAGYQITQYYDPYARNGILRLYKHDGIAPEDGDCVEIGIKQIQMEQDTAKSQELPSHTYLLDFNRVSRPLIEIITLPQIHSPATAAACVKKIQAILQSCGAVTTGMEMGGLRADVNVSVRKHDSAAGTHRYQGIMGLGQRTEIKNLSSFKAVEDAIIAERDRQIAVLEAGGTIEGETRGWTLGSTETRKLRGKEGEVDYRYMPDPDLGPVVIGEDVLLELHDTMPPLPDDIFKTLTEDPQYGLSAEDAKTLLELDDGTRLDYYQDAVDMLNSFQAQNPATVKGFAGGKMLGNWVLHELGGLFSKYELPWDPNRVSGQALAEIVHLLSRKAITGTTAKSLLATVFEGDTRAIQQIVDEEDLSFKPLSRAEYIALAESIIQNNPETAREIRENGKVGKIGWFLGQMMRLGDKGRVEAPRARKILEELLR; from the exons ATGCATATGGTCCGGCTTAGCGTATGGCACCGTGCAATCCCCCGCTCTCGACTGCCCCCTCGTTCCGCGAGCCATCGCCCGACTGGGAGTCTCCGGCTTCCTAGAACCCAACCGTTTGAGAATGGGAGCCTGTCGTGGAGAGCAGCACGGCCTCTGAGCACCCAAACACCTGCGGATGCTCAAGGCCGTCAGAACTTCGTTCCACTTCGCAAGGAACTAAAAGACACGGCCAAAGCAAAGCGGTTGGCAAAGGGGCAACAGAGTCGGAATGGCATCGCCAAAACTACTCGGGACGATTGGGAGTTAACGGTGGGAATTGAGGTGCATGCGCAATTGGACACTGATTCAAAGCTCTTTTCAC GTGCGTCTGCCTACCTTGACGATGCGCCGAATTCAAATGTCGCGCTTTTCGACCTGGCGTTTCCAGGCAGTCAACCA TCGTTTCAACCGGCAACGTTGATACCTGCACTGCGTGCTGCTATCGCCTTCAATTGTGATATCCAGCGAGTCAGCAGCTTTGACCGGAAACACTACTTCTACCAGGACCAACCGGCCGGCTATCAGATAACACAGTACTATG ACCCCTACGCAAGGAACGGCATCCTCCGTCTATACAAGCATGATGGAATCGCCCCAGAAGACGGAGACTGCGTTGAAATAGGCATCAAACAGATTCAGATGGAGCAGGACACCGCCAAATCCCAAGAACTCCCCTCGCACACATACCTCCTTGACTTTAATCGTGTGTCCCGGCCACTCATCGAGATTATCACTTTGCCACAGATCCACTCGCCCGCCACGGCTGCGGCATGCGTTAAAAAGATCCAGGCAATCCTACAATCGTGTGGTGCAGTCACGACGGGAATGGAAATGGGAGGCCTGCGTGCCGATGTCAACGTCTCCGTTCGCAAGCACGATTCTGCAGCTGGCACGCACAGATACCAGGGAATAATGGGACTGGGCCAGCGAACAGAAATCAAAAACctgagcagcttcaaagCTGTTGAGGATGCAATCATCGCGGAGAGAGACCGCCAAATCGCGGTGCTCGAAGCCGGTGGGACCATTGAGGGAGAGACACGAGGATGGACACTTGGCAGCACGGAAACCAGAAAGCTACGAGGGAAAGAGGGAGAGGTGGATTATCGGTACATGCCAGATCCTGATCTGGGACCTGTGGTCATTGGTGAAGACGTGCTGCTTGAACTTCACGATACCATGCCACCGCTGCCCGATGACATATTCAAAACACTCACGGAGGACCCACAGTACGGCCTCTCGGCTGAGGATGCTAAGACCTTGTTGGAGCTGGATGATGGCACCCGACTGGATTACTATCAAGATGCAGTCGATATGCTTAATTCCTTCCAGGCCCAAAACCCAGCGACCGTGAAAGGGTTTGCTGGGGGGAAAATGCTCGGAAATTGGGTCCTGCACGAGCTGGGCGGCTTATTTAGTAAATACGAGCTTCCATGGGATCCAAACCGCGTCTCGGGACAGGCCCTGGCGGAGATAGTCCATCTCCTATCCAGGAAAGCAATCACCGGGACCACCGCCAAATCCCTTCTCGCAACAGTGTTTGAAGGAGACACTAGGGCAATTCAGCAGATtgtggatgaagaagatttaTCATTCAAGCCACTGTCACGAGCAGAGTATATTGCTCTAGCGGAAAGTATAATCCAGAACAATCCGGAGACAGCAAGGGAGATTCGCGAGAATGGAAAGGTGGGTAAGATCGGCTGGTTTCTGGGCCAGATGATGCGACTGGGTGACAAGGGAAGGGTGGAAGCACCCAGAGCTCGGAAGATCCTAGAGGAGCTTCTGCGATAA